The proteins below are encoded in one region of Acetoanaerobium noterae:
- a CDS encoding class II SORL domain-containing protein, producing the protein MSILANYLQTGDWKGEKHVPVIHAPESISANVLTEIKLSIGDAIAHPNTLEHHISWFKLFFLAEGAKFPVELGTYNFMAHGEGEMFTEPVAIAKVKLPSSGKLIAISYCNIHGLWENSADVTVI; encoded by the coding sequence ATGTCTATATTAGCAAACTACTTACAAACTGGTGATTGGAAAGGCGAAAAACACGTTCCTGTTATTCATGCACCAGAATCTATTTCAGCAAATGTTTTGACTGAAATTAAATTATCAATCGGGGATGCAATAGCACATCCAAACACTTTAGAGCATCATATTTCATGGTTTAAGCTTTTCTTCCTAGCCGAAGGAGCTAAATTCCCAGTTGAGCTTGGAACTTACAATTTTATGGCTCATGGAGAAGGCGAAATGTTTACTGAGCCAGTAGCTATTGCAAAGGTTAAGCTTCCTTCTTCTGGAAAGCTAATAGCTATTAGCTACTGCAATATCCACGGATTATGGGAAAATTCAGCTGATGTAACTGTAATATAA
- a CDS encoding PhoH family protein, whose translation MLEQKKLELHDEAFQRELFGNFDKNIKMIEEQFGIHVVLRDGNVVLIGDKTQVENAERLMHDLFKLVQKGEKLSPQTIYYSMDLVSTKSEEKLSDLSDDVIVLSAKGNPIKPKTLGQKEYISNIRNNDITVCIGPAGTGKTYLAVAMAVMAFKREEISRIILTRPAVEAGESLGFLPGDLKDKVDPYLRPLYDALFDIMGADKFAKYMERGMIEVAPLAYMRGRTLDNSFIILDEAQNTTQEQMKMFLTRLGFGSKAVVTGDITQIDLPGVKKSGLIHATEVLKDVKGIGISALNEKDVVRHELVQRIIKAYEKYEKKVAFKEQEKQANKSNTFKNKRGGQ comes from the coding sequence TTGTTGGAACAAAAAAAACTCGAACTTCACGATGAAGCTTTTCAAAGAGAGCTATTCGGAAATTTTGATAAAAATATAAAGATGATAGAAGAGCAATTTGGCATTCATGTTGTGCTTAGAGATGGCAATGTTGTTCTTATAGGTGATAAAACTCAAGTTGAAAATGCAGAAAGATTGATGCATGATTTGTTTAAGTTAGTTCAAAAAGGTGAAAAACTTAGTCCTCAAACTATATATTATTCTATGGATTTGGTGTCCACTAAATCTGAAGAAAAGCTATCGGATTTGTCCGATGATGTAATAGTGCTTTCTGCAAAAGGAAATCCTATAAAACCTAAAACTTTAGGTCAAAAGGAATATATCTCTAATATAAGAAATAATGATATTACAGTATGTATTGGACCAGCTGGGACTGGAAAAACATATCTAGCTGTGGCTATGGCAGTAATGGCTTTTAAAAGAGAAGAAATAAGCAGAATAATACTTACAAGGCCAGCAGTAGAAGCAGGAGAGAGCTTAGGCTTTTTACCAGGAGATTTAAAGGACAAGGTAGATCCATACCTTAGACCTTTGTACGATGCTCTTTTTGATATAATGGGAGCTGACAAATTTGCAAAATACATGGAAAGAGGTATGATTGAGGTTGCTCCACTTGCCTATATGAGAGGAAGAACCTTAGACAACTCTTTTATAATTTTAGATGAGGCGCAAAATACAACTCAGGAGCAGATGAAGATGTTCCTTACAAGACTTGGCTTTGGCTCTAAAGCTGTTGTTACAGGAGATATTACCCAAATAGATTTGCCGGGTGTAAAGAAAAGTGGTTTAATTCATGCAACAGAGGTGCTAAAAGATGTAAAAGGAATAGGCATTTCAGCGCTTAATGAAAAAGACGTTGTAAGACATGAATTAGTACAAAGAATCATCAAAGCTTATGAAAAGTATGAAAAAAAGGTGGCCTTTAAAGAGCAAGAAAAACAAGCAAACAAATCAAATACTTTCAAAAATAAGCGAGGGGGACAGTAA
- a CDS encoding LiaI-LiaF-like domain-containing protein: MKSFSKISGLLLITLGILLFLNSLGYISHTPWQLVRIYWPLIIIYLGIDGLLRPSGSKNIIFNSLVCLSGLVLLGDNLNLFHFNLFLFIDKFWPILLIILGISLIVKSDKK, translated from the coding sequence ATGAAATCTTTTTCTAAAATATCAGGATTACTGCTGATTACGTTAGGTATATTATTATTTTTGAACAGCTTAGGTTATATTTCTCATACTCCCTGGCAGCTCGTTAGAATTTACTGGCCGCTTATAATCATTTACCTAGGCATAGACGGCCTTCTGAGACCTAGTGGATCAAAAAATATAATCTTCAATTCCCTAGTTTGTTTATCCGGACTCGTTCTTTTAGGGGATAACCTAAACCTATTTCACTTTAACTTGTTTTTGTTCATTGATAAATTCTGGCCAATTCTACTTATAATTCTAGGAATTAGCTTGATTGTCAAATCTGACAAAAAGTGA
- a CDS encoding S1 RNA-binding domain-containing protein: MSNNLEVGMIVEGKVVQLKPFGAFISLADNKRGLVHISQISHDYIKEVSDALSEGDTVKVKIISIEPDSGKISLSIKDANPKPVADKEPRFSRDNREKSDRFERNDKPSFKKEPEKSLNLEDMLKEWTKQSNDRQTDINRRLKR; this comes from the coding sequence ATGTCAAATAATTTAGAAGTTGGTATGATAGTTGAAGGTAAAGTGGTTCAATTAAAACCATTTGGAGCTTTTATTTCTCTTGCAGACAATAAAAGAGGTCTAGTACATATTTCTCAGATTTCTCATGACTACATCAAAGAAGTAAGTGATGCTTTATCTGAAGGAGACACTGTCAAAGTTAAAATCATATCGATTGAGCCTGATTCTGGCAAGATTTCTCTATCTATTAAAGATGCAAATCCAAAACCAGTAGCAGATAAAGAGCCAAGATTTTCTAGAGATAACAGAGAAAAATCCGATCGTTTCGAAAGAAATGATAAGCCTTCATTCAAAAAAGAGCCAGAAAAATCATTAAACCTTGAAGATATGCTTAAAGAATGGACTAAACAGTCTAACGACAGACAAACAGATATAAATAGAAGATTAAAGAGATAA
- the floA gene encoding flotillin-like protein FloA (flotillin-like protein involved in membrane lipid rafts): MDLAPLISIVVIFVLIIFLLSMFLSFVPLGLWVTALFSGVKVSIMTLVGMRFRRVQPIKIVNPMIKATKAGLNLSIDKLEAHYLAGGDVNSVVDALIAAQRANINLEFEQAAAIDLAGRDVLEAVQVSVNPKVIETPIISAVAKDGIEVKVKARVTVRANIERLVGGAGEETIIARVGEGVVTTVGSSTNHKEVLENPDKISKTVLDKGLDSGTAFEILSIDIADIDIGRNIGAQLQTDQAEADKKIAQAKAEERRAMAIAQEQEMKATVVQMQAKLVESESEVPLAIAEAFKNGKLGIMDYYNMKNIMADTQMRESIANSEERDQEHAESDKHKK, translated from the coding sequence ATGGATTTAGCACCATTGATTTCAATTGTAGTAATTTTTGTATTAATAATTTTCTTACTATCTATGTTTTTAAGCTTTGTTCCCCTAGGACTATGGGTTACAGCTCTATTTTCTGGAGTAAAGGTATCAATTATGACTCTTGTAGGGATGAGATTTAGAAGAGTTCAACCTATTAAGATAGTAAATCCTATGATTAAAGCAACTAAGGCTGGATTAAATCTATCTATTGATAAGCTAGAGGCTCACTATCTTGCTGGAGGAGATGTAAATTCAGTAGTAGATGCACTTATAGCAGCTCAAAGAGCAAATATAAACTTAGAATTTGAGCAGGCTGCGGCTATTGACTTAGCAGGAAGAGATGTTCTTGAAGCTGTTCAGGTTTCTGTTAATCCAAAGGTGATAGAGACACCTATTATTTCAGCTGTTGCAAAAGATGGTATTGAGGTGAAAGTTAAGGCTAGAGTTACTGTAAGGGCTAATATAGAAAGACTTGTTGGTGGAGCTGGTGAAGAAACTATAATTGCCAGAGTTGGCGAAGGTGTAGTTACTACAGTAGGTAGCTCTACAAATCATAAAGAGGTATTAGAAAATCCAGATAAAATATCCAAAACAGTTCTTGATAAAGGACTTGATTCAGGAACGGCATTTGAAATTTTGTCTATAGATATTGCAGATATAGATATCGGAAGAAATATAGGAGCTCAACTTCAAACTGATCAGGCTGAAGCTGATAAGAAAATAGCTCAGGCAAAAGCAGAGGAAAGAAGAGCTATGGCTATAGCTCAAGAACAAGAAATGAAAGCTACTGTGGTTCAAATGCAAGCTAAGCTAGTTGAATCGGAGTCAGAAGTTCCGCTAGCTATTGCTGAAGCGTTCAAAAATGGAAAATTAGGCATAATGGATTATTATAATATGAAAAATATTATGGCAGATACTCAAATGAGGGAATCCATAGCAAACAGTGAAGAAAGAGACCAAGAGCACGCTGAGTCTGATAAACATAAAAAGTAA
- a CDS encoding MBL fold metallo-hydrolase has protein sequence MKITYLFHSGFMVELDNNLFIFDYFKDNCKKNRYRDCGQLKPEDMPKDKNVYIFVSHGHYDHYDKEILTFNADNVNYIFYKEIRVKNEQDNIYYMNPYETLIIDDINIKTYGSTDEGISFLISAESKTIFHAGDLNWWHWEGETSDEKEYAKKAFLSEIEKITENNIDIAFFPVDPRLEHAYYMGGEYFIEKIKPKIFIPMHFQDVYDVTDKFKKHMSNKTGIEILTIHERGEIIYKD, from the coding sequence TTGAAAATAACGTATTTGTTTCACAGTGGCTTTATGGTTGAACTTGATAACAATCTATTTATTTTCGACTATTTTAAAGATAACTGTAAGAAAAACAGATATAGAGATTGTGGTCAGCTAAAACCTGAAGATATGCCAAAAGATAAAAATGTGTATATCTTTGTATCTCATGGACATTATGACCATTACGATAAAGAAATTCTTACCTTTAATGCAGATAATGTAAATTATATTTTTTATAAAGAAATAAGAGTAAAAAATGAACAAGACAATATTTATTATATGAATCCTTATGAAACTTTGATTATTGATGATATTAATATAAAGACTTATGGCTCTACAGATGAAGGGATATCATTTTTGATATCGGCAGAATCGAAGACTATATTTCATGCAGGAGATTTAAACTGGTGGCATTGGGAAGGTGAAACGTCAGATGAAAAGGAATATGCAAAAAAAGCTTTTTTATCTGAAATAGAAAAAATAACTGAAAATAATATAGATATTGCTTTTTTTCCAGTAGATCCTAGATTGGAGCATGCATATTACATGGGTGGAGAATACTTTATTGAAAAAATCAAGCCAAAGATATTCATCCCTATGCATTTCCAAGATGTATATGATGTTACAGATAAGTTTAAAAAACATATGAGCAATAAAACAGGCATAGAAATTTTGACTATCCATGAGCGTGGAGAGATTATATATAAAGATTAA
- a CDS encoding NfeD family protein encodes MKRILLIFALMLSIIPSLSFGASDNVYVIEISGEVNPGMLNYVRENIEDANNKNADLILFEVDTLGGRIDSAEKISQEILKSKVKTASYVNTKAESAGVLISISANSLYMAPASTIGSAEPIPNTEKTLSYWKSLLETTAEKRGRDPKLVAAMADSSIEIDNLVGKDKLLNLTTNKAKELNFSDGTMNSRQEIYEDLGLSAVNEIITMRKLSDNIIGFISSSLISQLLLTLGFVGLVVEVITPGFGFGGFLSIVGFSLFFAGSIISGSTTSFAIIVFLLGIILLLVEIFMPGFGIFGIAGIAGILGSIVMASTSVNQAIMSIGISLLITTIIVALIIKYLPKRNLSKTLFLGTNLDKENGFVSSKEDTSYIGMTAKTLTYLRPSGKIDIDGKMLDAISEGRYIEKDKIVVVLSVEGSRLKVKEKEGE; translated from the coding sequence ATGAAACGTATTTTATTAATATTTGCTCTTATGTTATCTATTATTCCTAGCTTAAGCTTTGGGGCTTCTGACAATGTGTACGTTATAGAAATAAGCGGGGAAGTCAATCCTGGAATGCTCAACTATGTAAGAGAAAATATTGAAGATGCAAATAATAAAAATGCAGACTTGATTTTATTTGAGGTGGATACATTAGGAGGTAGAATTGATTCTGCAGAGAAAATTAGCCAAGAAATATTAAAATCGAAAGTGAAAACAGCTTCATATGTAAACACTAAAGCAGAATCAGCAGGAGTTTTGATTAGCATTTCAGCCAATTCGCTTTATATGGCACCGGCTTCTACTATAGGCTCGGCTGAACCAATACCGAATACTGAAAAAACTTTATCCTACTGGAAATCGCTTCTTGAAACCACAGCAGAAAAAAGAGGAAGGGATCCTAAACTAGTAGCAGCGATGGCAGATTCTTCTATAGAAATAGATAATTTAGTAGGAAAAGATAAACTGTTAAATCTTACGACAAATAAAGCAAAAGAGCTTAATTTTTCTGATGGAACTATGAACTCAAGACAAGAAATCTATGAAGATTTAGGATTAAGCGCTGTTAATGAAATTATTACAATGAGGAAACTTTCTGATAATATTATCGGATTTATATCATCATCGTTAATTAGTCAGCTTTTATTAACTTTAGGATTTGTAGGGCTCGTAGTTGAAGTTATAACACCGGGCTTTGGATTTGGAGGATTTCTTTCAATTGTTGGATTCTCATTATTTTTTGCAGGGTCTATTATTTCTGGAAGCACAACCTCATTTGCAATAATAGTATTTTTACTGGGAATAATTCTTCTGCTTGTTGAAATATTCATGCCTGGATTTGGAATATTTGGAATAGCAGGGATAGCTGGTATATTAGGAAGTATTGTAATGGCATCTACCTCAGTTAATCAAGCAATTATGTCAATTGGGATATCACTTCTTATCACAACTATAATAGTAGCTTTGATTATAAAGTATCTTCCTAAAAGGAATTTATCAAAAACCTTATTCCTTGGTACTAATTTAGATAAAGAAAATGGCTTTGTTTCATCGAAAGAAGATACCTCTTATATTGGTATGACTGCAAAAACTCTAACCTATTTAAGACCTTCGGGAAAAATTGACATAGATGGAAAAATGTTAGATGCTATTTCTGAAGGCAGGTATATAGAAAAAGATAAAATTGTGGTAGTATTAAGTGTAGAAGGCAGTAGACTTAAAGTAAAAGAAAAGGAAGGTGAATAA